Proteins from one Lonchura striata isolate bLonStr1 chromosome 6, bLonStr1.mat, whole genome shotgun sequence genomic window:
- the LOC144246520 gene encoding scavenger receptor cysteine-rich type 1 protein M130-like, with amino-acid sequence MRRLIKAAPVLLPALARAQACESCPGCAGSGPVSVGPVSVGPVSVGPVAMGPVAALGLLRGPRRWRARLSSLRAAGSGQLRLVGGGGRCAGRVEVKHGGEWGSVCVFDFDWEACWAAVVCRQLGCGRVARASPYAPFGQGSGRIWLQPFFCLGTEDALEECPHFGWGQHFCGHERDVGVTCTDAVELRLAGGSSPCAGRVEVKLQGEWGSVGDDDWDMEDAEVVCQHLGCGSASGAYFARESFGTGDGLYNLALLDCSGLEATLWDCEIRGWGPYNSSDHSWETAVVCQGFSRLVGGDGDCAGHLEVRRGRSWVGVCEDQVDMKAAQVVCRELGCGEALAIPGSARFGRGSGSFWDGGFQCNGTESLLSACARRPSHSQGCAGPASVICSAYSGFRLGNSSSGCSGRVEVAVRGTWGSVCASEWDLADAHVLCRHLGCGRASSVPPGGSFGSGEGPLRPDAFGCRGSERHPGECPVAVLGKPPCVPGNAAAVKCSGSVVSLRLLGGESRCDGFLEVAADTGAWHRVPGEVLLVRNFTKVCRELGCGGLDRTDSVHGNISMLDVNTTERSIIEEVIQTIMDMTTTLTRGRIDDDNFWYEKEFISTAPADIPHGNYIVCSGGCPEKGQRCGCPSQPPQPIPSMPTGSRQVRLAGSSGRCAGRVEVYSGGSWSSVCQEGWELQDAAVVCRELGCGTALEAPSRARFGAGTGPLWPYVPDCSGSEESLWECGRTERRECGPGGGAGAVCSGRCRAPQGQGPAEAPGGSWPCRDPPAPLAEQLSVRLAGGPGRCRGYLEVSYNGTWGRVCADGTSTGTAAAVCRQLGCGHRGWLSAVPTQQPSLAWLAWVGCEDGARSLWGCPSAPWHLQSCGTGGYAHVSCAEDSDGTSEGHTTPYPEAASSTGSSARACIPHRRLAGIPLPSLPACVPTGVPRGTPSAVAVGTVPVPTVLCVVLGTLLCLSLGALALLLCRARARRRGGSQGVGNGDRYGLGVQGLLSCGKALKVARADPGPGRAADAISNAVYEELYYKAMPEYQEVPTPQGSLSKGWENKLPYYTGDSVEGSDTEAAPGPPAGAQWKGGQGWPSQIPARDTGHCHGPF; translated from the exons ATGAGGCGCCTGATAAAGGCTGCCccggtgctgctgcctgcattGGCTCGGGCGCAGGCCTGCGAGAGCTGCCCCGGCTGCGCCGGCTCGGGGCCGGTGTCCGTGGGGCCGGTGTCCGTGGGGCCGGTGTCCGTGGGGCCGGTGGCCATGGGGCCGGTGGCggcgctggggctgctg cggggcccgcGGCGGTGGCGGGCCCGGCTCAGCAGCCTCCGTGCCGCAGGCTCCGGGCAGCTGCGCCTGgtgggcggcggcgggcgctgtGCCGGGCGCGTGGAGGTGAAGCACGGCGGGGAGTGGGGCTCCGTGTGCGTCTTCGACTTCGACTGGGAAGCTTGCTGGGCCGCGGTGGTGTGCcggcagctgggctgtggccgGGTGGCCAGGGCGTCCCCGTACGCCCCGTTCGGGCAGGGCAGCGGGCGGATCTGGCTGCAGCCCTTCTTCTGCCTGGGAACCGAGGATGCGCTGGAGGAATGTCCGCACTTTGGATGGGGACAACACTTCTGCGGCCACGAGCGGGATGTGGGGGTGACCTGCACAG ATGCCGTGGAGCTGAGGCTGGCGGGCGGCAGCAGTCCCTGTGCCGGGAGGGTGGAGGTGAAGCTGCAGGGAGAGTGGGGCTCGGTGGGAGACGACGACTGGGACATGGAGGACGCCGAGGTGGTTTGCCAGCATCTGGGCTGTGGCTCAGCTTCCGGTGCCTACTTTGCCCGTGAGAGCTTCGGTACAGGGGATGGGCTGTACAATCTGGCCCTGCTGGACTGCAGTGGGCTCGAGGCCACGCTCTGGGACTGCGAGATCCGTGGCTGGGGACCCTATAACAGCAGTGACCATTCTTGGGAGACTGCCGTTGTCTGCCAAG GATTCTCCCGGCTAGTGGGAGGTGATGGAGACTGTGCCGGGCATCTGGAGGTGCGTCGCGGCCGGTCCTGGGTCGGTGTCTGTGAGGATCAGGTGGACATGAAGGCAGCCCAGGTGgtgtgcagggagctgggctgtggtgagGCACTcgccatccctggcagcgctcgATTTGGGCGAGGATCAGGATCATTCTGGGACGGTGGCTTCCAGTGCAATGGCACCGAGTCCTTGCTCAGTGCGTGTGCCCGGCGTCCGtcccacagccagggctgcGCCGGCCCCGCCAGCGTCATCTGCTCCG CCTACTCGGGCTTCCGGCTGGGGAACAGCAGCTCGGGATGCTCCGGGCGAGTGGAGGTGGCAGTGAGGGGCACGTGGGGATCCGTGTGCGCCAGCGAGTGGGACCTGGCCGATGCGCACGTCCTGTGCCGGCACCTGGGCTGCGGCCGCGCCTCCAGCGTGCCCCCGGGAGGCTCCTTCGGCAGCGGGGAGGGGCCGCTGCGGCCGGACGCCTTCGGCTGCCGCGGGAGCGAGCGGCACCCGGGCGAGTGCCCCGTGGCCGTGCTGGGGAAGCCGCCCTGTGTGCCCGGAAACGCCGCCGCCGTCAAGTGCTCAG GCAGTGTTGTGTCCCTGCGGCTGTTGGGGGGCGAGTCCCGGTGTGATGGGTTTCTGGAGGTGGCCGCAGACACTGGGGCCTGGCACCGTGTGCCCGGAGAGGTTTTGCTCGTACGGAATTTCACCAAAGTGTGCCGAGAGCTGGGCTGTGGAGGACTGGACAGGACGGATTCTGTCCATGGTAACATCAGCATGTTGGATGTCAACACGACGGAGAGATCCATCATAGAAGAGGTGATTCAAACCATCATGGACATGACCACCACGCTGACGCGTGGGAGAATTGATGATGATAATTTTTGGTATGAAAAGGAGTTCATCAGCACTGCACCAGCTGACATCCCTCATGGGAACTACATTGTGTGCTCAGGTGGGTGTCCCGAGAAGGGCCAGAGGTGCGGGTGCCCCAGTcagcccccccagcccattCCTTCCATGCCCACAGGCAGCCGGCAGGTGAGGCTGGCGGGGAGCTCTGGGCGCTGTGCCGGGCGCGTGGAGGTCTATTCCGGGGGCAGCTGGAGCTCCGTGTGCCAGgaaggctgggagctgcaggacgCCGCCGTTGTGTGccgggagctgggctgtggcacgGCGCTGGAGGCCCCGAGCCGGGCGCGCTTCGGTGCCGGCACGGGGCCGCTGTGGCCGTACGTGCCCGACTGCTCCGGCTCCGAGGAGTCTCTCTGGGAATGCGGGCGCACGGAACGGCGCGAGTGCGGGCCTGGTGGCGGGGCAGGGGCCGTCTGCTCAGGTCGGTGCCGGGCACCCCAAGGTCAGGGCCCGGCAGAGGCCCCGGGGGGTTCCTGGCCGTGCCGTGACCCCCCTGCACCccttgcagagcagctctccGTGCGGCTGGCAGGAGGCCCTGGGCGCTGCCGGGGCTACCTGGAGGTGTCCTACAACGGCACCTGGGGCCGCGTCTGCGCCGACGGCACCAGCACCGGCACCGCCGCCGCCGTCTGCcgccagctgggctgtgggcaCCGGGGCTGGCTCTCGGCTGTCCCCACCCAGCAGCCGTCCCTTGCGTGGCTGGCCTGGGTGGGCTGTGAGGACGGGGCCCGCTCGCTCTGGGGGTGCCCCTCGGCCCCCtggcacctgcagagctgtggcaccGGTGGCTACGCCCATGTGTCATGTGCGGAGGACAGTGATGGCACCTCTGAGGGACACACTACCCCATATCCggaggctgccagcagcacaggtaGCTCTGCCCGTGCCTGCATCCCCCACCGCAGGCTGGCTGGGATCCCCCTCCCCTCGCTGCCTGCCTGTGTCCCcacaggtgtccccaggggaaCGCCCTCTGCAGTGGCCGTGGGGACTGTGCCTGTGCCCACTGTGCTGTGCGTGGTGCTGGGGACGCTGCTGTGCCTGTCCCTgggtgccctggccctgctgctgtgccgtgcccgtgcccggcGCCGAGGTGGGTCCCAGGGTGTTGGGAATGGAGACAGATACGGTCTGGGGGTCCAGGGGCTCCTGTCCTGTGGAAAAGCTCTGAAGGTGGCCAGGGCTGATCCCG gccctggcagagctgcagatgcCATCTCCAATGCTGTCTACGAGGAGCTGTATTACAAAGCCATGCCAGAGTACCAGGAGGTGCCCACTCCCCAAG GTTCCCTGTCCAAGGGATGGGAGAACAAGCTGCCGTATTACACCGGGGACAGCGTGGAGGGGAGTGACACCGAGGCAGCCCCAG GGCCTCCAGCAGGTGCCCAGTGGAAAGGCGGGCAGGGATGGCCCAGCCAGATCCCTGCCAGGGACACTGGTCACTGCCATGGGCCCTTCTGA
- the LOC144246521 gene encoding scavenger receptor cysteine-rich type 1 protein M130-like produces the protein MRRLIKAAPVLLPALARAQACESCPGCAGSGPVSVGPVSVGPVAMGPVAALGLLVCVRLCAGSGQLRLVGGGGRCAGRVEVKHGGEWGSVCIFDFHWEARWASLVCRQLGCGRVARSSPYAAFGQGSGRIWLQPMFCRGTENALEECPHFGWGRHFCGHDRDVGVTCTDAVELRLADGSSPCAGRVEVKLQGEWGSVEDDVWDMEDAEVVCQQLGCGSASGAYFARESFGTGDGLCNLVLVDCSGHEATLWDCGIRGWGPYNGSDRNWETAVVCQGFSRLVGGDGDCAGQLEVRRGRDWVGVCEDQVDMKTAQVVCRELGCGEALAIPGSARFGRGSGSFWDGGFQCNGTESVLSACARRPPHSQGCAGPASVICSAYSGFRLGNSSSGCSGRVEVAVRGTWGSVCASEWDLADAHVLCRHLGCGRASSVPPGGSFGSGEGPLRPDAFGCRGSERHPGECPVAVLGKPPCVPGNAAAVKCSGVVVSLRLVGGESRCDGFLEVAADTGAWHRVPGEVLLVRNFTKVCRELGCGGLDRTDAVHGNISMLDVNTTERSIIERVIQTIMDMTTTLTSGRIDDDNVWYEKEFITTAPADIPHGSYIVCSGSRQVRLAGSSGRCAGRVEVYSGGSWSSVCQEGWELQDAAVVCRELGCGTALEAPSRARFGAGTGPLWPYVPDCSGSEESLWECGRTERRECGPGGGAGAVCSEQLSVRLAGGPGRCRGYLEVSYNGTWGRVCADGTSTGTAAAVCRQLGCGHRGWLSAVPTQQPSLAWLAWVGCEDGARSLWGCPSAPWHLQSCGTGGYAQVECEEDSDGTPEEHTTPYPEAARSTGVPRGTPSAVAVGTVSVPTVLCVVLGTLLCLSLGALALLLCRARARRPGPGRAADAISNAVYEELDYKAMPEYQEVPTPQAPRQLQVLVALLWLLAMGCGRPWVPPQPRSEA, from the exons ATGAGGCGCCTGATAAAGGCTGCCccggtgctgctgcctgcattGGCTCGGGCGCAGGCCTGCGAGAGCTGCCCCGGTTGCGCCGGCTCGGGGCCGGTGTCCGTGGGGCCGGTGTCCGTGGGGCCGGTGGCCATGGGGCCGGTGGCggcgctggggctgctggtgtgCGTGCGGCTGTGTGCGG GCTCCGGGCAGCTGCGCCTGgtgggcggcggcgggcgctgtGCCGGGCGCGTGGAGGTGAAGCACGGCGGGGAGTGGGGCTCCGTGTGCATCTTCGACTTCCACTGGGAAGCTCGCTGGGCCTCGCTGGTGTGCcggcagctgggctgtggccgGGTGGCCAGGTCGTCCCCGTACGCCGCGTTCGGGCAGGGCAGCGGGCGGATCTGGCTGCAGCCCATGTTCTGCCGGGGCACCGAGAACGCGCTGGAGGAATGTCCGCACTTTGGATGGGGACGGCACTTCTGCGGCCACGACCGGGATGTGGGGGTGACCTGCACAG ATGCCGTGGAGCTGAGGCTGGCGGATGGCAGCAGTCCCTGTGCCGGGAGGGTGGAGGTGAAGCTGCAGGGAGAGTGGGGCTCGGTGGAAGACGACGTCTGGGACATGGAGGACGCCGAGGTGGTttgccagcagctgggctgtggctcGGCTTCCGGTGCCTACTTTGCCCGTGAGAGCTTCGGCACAGGGGATGGGCTGTGCAACCTCGTCCTGGTGGACTGCAGTGGGCACGAGGCCACGCTCTGGGACTGCGGGATCCGTGGCTGGGGACCCTATAATGGCAGCGACCGTAATTGGGAGACTGCCGTTGTCTGCCAAG GATTCTCCCGGCTAGTCGGAGGTGATGGAGACTGTGCTGGGCAACTGGAGGTGCGTCGGGGCCGAGACTGGGTCGGTGTCTGTGAGGATCAGGTGGACATGAAGACAGCCCAGGTGgtgtgcagggagctgggctgtggtgagGCACTcgccatccctggcagcgctcgATTTGGGCGAGGATCAGGATCATTCTGGGACGGTGGCTTCCAGTGCAATGGCACCGAGTCCGTGCTCAGTGCGTGTGCCCGGCGTCCGccccacagccagggctgcGCCGGCCCCGCCAGCGTCATCTGCTCCG CCTACTCGGGCTTCCGGCTGGGGAACAGCAGCTCGGGATGCTCCGGGCGAGTGGAGGTGGCCGTGAGGGGCACGTGGGGATCCGTGTGCGCCAGCGAGTGGGACCTGGCCGATGCGCACGTCCTGTGCCGGCACCTGGGCTGCGGCCGCGCCTCCAGCGTGCCCCCGGGAGGCTCCTTCGGCAGCGGGGAGGGGCCGCTGCGGCCGGACGCCTTCGGCTGCCGCGGGAGCGAGCGGCACCCGGGCGAGTGCCCCGTGGCCGTGCTGGGGAAGCCGCCCTGTGTGCCCGGAAACGCCGCCGCCGTCAAGTGCTCAGGTGT TGTTGTGTCCCTGCGGCTGGTGGGGGGCGAGTCCCGGTGTGATGGGTTTCTGGAGGTGGCCGCAGACACTGGGGCCTGGCACCGTGTGCCCGGAGAGGTTTTGCTCGTACGGAATTTCACCAAAGTGTGccgggagctgggctgtggaggACTGGACAGGACGGATGCTGTCCATGGTAACATCAGCATGTTGGATGTCAACACGACGGAGAGATCCATCATAGAAAGGGTGATTCAAACCATCATGGACATGACCACCACGCTGACCAGTGGGAGAATTGATGATGATAATGTTTGGTATGAAAAGGAGTTCATCACCACTGCACCAGCAGACATCCCTCATGGGAGCTACATTGTGTGCTCAG GCAGCCGGCAGGTGAGGCTGGCGGGGAGCTCTGGGCGCTGTGCCGGGCGCGTGGAGGTCTATTCCGGGGGCAGCTGGAGCTCCGTGTGCCAGgaaggctgggagctgcaggacgCCGCCGTTGTGTGccgggagctgggctgtggcacgGCGCTGGAGGCCCCGAGCCGGGCGCGCTTCGGTGCCGGCACGGGGCCGCTGTGGCCGTACGTGCCCGACTGCTCCGGCTCCGAGGAGTCTCTCTGGGAATGCGGGCGCACGGAACGGCGCGAGTGCGGGCCTGGTGGCGGGGCAGGGGCCGTCTGCTCAG agcagctctccGTGCGGCTGGCAGGAGGCCCTGGGCGCTGCCGGGGCTACCTGGAGGTGTCCTACAACGGCACCTGGGGCCGCGTCTGCGCCGACGGCACCAGCACCGGCACCGCCGCCGCCGTCTGCcgccagctgggctgtgggcaCCGGGGCTGGCTCTCGGCTGTCCCCACCCAGCAGCCGTCCCTTGCGTGGCTGGCCTGGGTGGGCTGTGAGGACGGGGCCCGCTCGCTCTGGGGGTGCCCCTCGGCCCCCtggcacctgcagagctgtggcaccGGAGGCTATGCCCAAGTGGAGTGTGAGGAGGACAGTGATGGCACCCCTGAGGAACACACTACCCCATATCCGGAGGCTGCCAGGAGCACAG gtgtccccaggggaaCGCCCTCAGCAGTGGCCGTGGGGACTGTGTCTGTGCCCACTGTGCTGTGCGTGGTGCTGGGGACGCTGCTGTGCCTGTCCCTgggtgccctggccctgctgctgtgccgtgcccgtgcccggcGCCCAG gccctggcagagctgcagatgcCATCTCCAATGCTGTCTACGAGGAGCTGGATTACAAAGCCATGCCAGAGTACCAGGAGGTGCCCACTCCCCAAG CCCCACGGCAACTCCAGGTcctggtggccctgctgtggctcctggccatgggctgTGGGCGCCCCTGGGTGCCACCGCAGCCCCGCTCTGAGGCGTGA
- the LOC144246522 gene encoding scavenger receptor cysteine-rich domain-containing protein SCART1-like, with translation MAPSPCSVRVPGVRPTARAAPAPPASSAPVSAGDSGSCWGPCGIAPLTAVRAAAYSGFRLGNSSSGCSGRVEVAVRGTWGSVCASEWDLADAHVLCRHLGCGRASSVPPGGSFGSGEGPLRPDAFGCRGSERHPGECPVAVLGKPPCVPGNAAAVKCSGVQGGSAGSLTGFWVSAKNWQQWTQEYFGKKD, from the coding sequence ATGGCACCGAGTCCGTGCTCAGTGCGTGTGCCCGGCGTCCGccccacagccagggctgcGCCGGCCCCGCCAGCGTCATCTGCTCCGGTaagtgctggggacagcgggagcTGTTGGGGTCCGTGCGGCATCGCCCCCCTGACCGCTGTTCGTGCCGCAGCCTACTCGGGCTTCCGGCTGGGGAACAGCAGCTCGGGATGCTCCGGGCGAGTGGAGGTGGCAGTGAGGGGCACGTGGGGATCCGTGTGCGCCAGCGAGTGGGACCTGGCCGATGCGCACGTCCTGTGCCGGCACCTGGGCTGCGGCCGCGCCTCCAGCGTGCCCCCGGGAGGCTCCTTCGGCAGCGGGGAGGGGCCGCTGCGGCCGGACGCCTTCGGCTGCCGCGGGAGCGAGCGGCACCCGGGCGAGTGCCCCGTGGCCGTGCTGGGGAAGCCGCCCTGTGTGCCCGGAAACGCCGCCGCCGTCAAGTGCTCAGGTGTGCAAGGCGGCTCTGCGGGGAGCCTTACGGGCTTTTGGGTCTCTGCTAAGAATTGGCAGCAGTGGACgcaggaatattttgggaagaaGGACTGA